A stretch of Campylobacter volucris DNA encodes these proteins:
- a CDS encoding aminotransferase class I/II-fold pyridoxal phosphate-dependent enzyme, translating to MQIAQILDELKQQDNFRILRSLKHEGKYVIYNEQKLLNLASNDYLNLSNEKALKQDFLTHLKEFEFSSSSSRSLSGNYEIFEEFESFLENKFHKKILHFNSGYALNTSCLQALGLLKNTLFLADKQVHASIIDGLRLSGAKFFRFKHNDIKHLQSLVQKYHKEFENIIIISEALFSMDGDFAPIKEFINLKKEYKNIKIYIDEAHSIGCFGDDGLGYVKFLGLEKEIDFLVFTFGKAISSMGACMISDEKEFFINKARAFIYSTAIAPINVAWTLHVFKHLHKFNTQRNELLKLSAWFKNALASKGEILGEAYIISLILGQNDWASKTFDKLLKNGFFAPAIKEPTIPKNTARIRFSLHSGLKKDDLEKILELF from the coding sequence ATGCAAATTGCACAAATTTTAGATGAGTTAAAGCAACAAGATAATTTTAGAATTCTACGCTCATTGAAACATGAGGGAAAATATGTTATTTATAATGAGCAAAAATTGCTAAATTTAGCGAGTAATGATTATTTAAATTTAAGCAATGAAAAAGCATTGAAGCAAGATTTTTTAACGCATTTAAAAGAATTTGAATTTTCTAGTTCAAGTTCTAGAAGCTTGAGTGGAAATTATGAAATTTTTGAAGAATTTGAAAGCTTTTTAGAAAATAAATTTCATAAAAAAATTCTTCATTTTAATAGTGGTTATGCTTTAAATACAAGCTGTTTGCAAGCTTTAGGACTTTTAAAAAATACTTTGTTTTTAGCTGATAAACAAGTTCATGCAAGCATTATTGATGGTTTAAGGCTTAGTGGGGCTAAATTTTTTCGTTTTAAACACAATGATATAAAGCATTTACAAAGCTTAGTGCAAAAATATCATAAAGAATTTGAAAATATCATCATTATAAGTGAAGCTTTATTTAGCATGGATGGAGATTTTGCGCCTATAAAAGAATTTATAAACTTAAAAAAAGAATACAAAAATATCAAAATTTACATTGATGAAGCCCATAGTATAGGGTGCTTTGGTGATGATGGCTTGGGTTATGTGAAATTTTTGGGTTTAGAAAAAGAGATTGATTTTTTAGTATTTACTTTTGGCAAGGCTATTTCTTCTATGGGTGCTTGTATGATAAGTGATGAAAAAGAATTTTTTATAAATAAGGCTAGAGCTTTTATATACTCAACTGCTATTGCGCCGATAAACGTAGCTTGGACTTTGCATGTATTTAAGCATTTGCACAAATTTAACACTCAAAGAAATGAGCTTTTAAAATTAAGCGCTTGGTTTAAAAATGCTTTAGCAAGCAAAGGAGAGATTTTAGGTGAAGCTTATATAATATCTTTGATTTTAGGACAAAATGATTGGGCTAGTAAAACTTTTGATAAGCTTTTAAAAAATGGCTTTTTTGCACCAGCTATAAAAGAACCAACTATACCAAAAAATACTGCTAGGATTAGATTTTCTTTGCATAGTGGATTAAAAAAAGATGATTTAGAAAAAATTTTGGAGTTATTTTGA
- a CDS encoding TPR repeat protein, Sel1 subfamily: MKKVLIILAILFSNFAYSQEDMLEKDCIENKKGKSCFRLGFRYKMYENYLKAAEFYKRSCELNDDNGCFGLAILYETGEGVKMNGLMAEKFYSKACSLDNFYACAHLGALYEKGQIVSKNNFKAVELYRKACDMNYEEGCNSLGLMYENGKGVRKDTSKALEYFGKACDLKSDEGCQNYARLKQ; the protein is encoded by the coding sequence ATGAAAAAAGTTTTGATTATCTTAGCGATTTTATTTTCAAATTTTGCATACTCACAAGAGGATATGCTCGAAAAAGATTGTATAGAAAATAAAAAAGGAAAAAGTTGTTTTAGACTTGGTTTTCGATATAAAATGTATGAAAATTACCTTAAAGCAGCGGAATTTTATAAAAGATCTTGTGAGTTAAATGACGATAATGGTTGTTTTGGGCTTGCAATTTTATATGAAACTGGAGAAGGTGTTAAAATGAATGGCTTAATGGCTGAAAAATTTTATAGTAAAGCTTGTTCTTTGGATAATTTTTATGCTTGCGCTCACCTTGGAGCTTTATATGAGAAAGGACAAATTGTCAGTAAAAATAATTTTAAAGCCGTAGAGCTTTATAGAAAAGCTTGTGATATGAACTATGAAGAAGGATGTAATAGTCTTGGTTTGATGTATGAAAATGGCAAAGGCGTTAGAAAAGACACTTCTAAGGCTTTAGAATATTTTGGTAAGGCTTGTGATTTAAAAAGCGATGAGGGTTGTCAAAACTACGCAAGGCTTAAACAATAA
- a CDS encoding adenosylmethionine--8-amino-7-oxononanoate transaminase, with amino-acid sequence MNLKELDLKHIWHPCTQMSDHEFLPLIPIKKAKGVYLYDFDEKSYIDCISSWWVNIFGHCNEYINEKIKDQLQSLEHVLLAGFSHEPIIKLSQRLCKLLPFDKCFFADNGSSAIEVALKMSFQYHLNNGSKKDKFLSLSNSYHGETLGALSVGDVALYKKTYEPLLLKSITTPVPTSKDYIKELEILESILKNHHHEICAFILEPLLQCAGNMHMYELGYLNEAIKLAKDYGVQVIFDEIATGFGRTGEMFALDYCSQSIDYICLSKAITGGYLPLSVVLTKDEIYEKFYDSYESQKAFLHSHSYTGNALACTAVNATLDIFENENIIAKNKIKSAFIKTQWESLKEFEFLGNFRNLGMVSAFDIQKSKYKRAGLEVFQRALEKGLLLRPLGNTIYFMPPYVINEDEITYVVQSLREIFKEF; translated from the coding sequence ATGAATTTAAAAGAACTAGACTTAAAACACATTTGGCACCCTTGCACGCAAATGAGCGATCATGAATTTTTACCTTTAATACCTATAAAAAAGGCTAAGGGGGTGTATTTGTATGATTTTGATGAAAAATCCTACATAGACTGCATTAGCTCTTGGTGGGTAAATATCTTTGGCCATTGTAATGAATACATCAACGAAAAAATCAAAGATCAACTTCAAAGTTTAGAGCATGTCTTGCTTGCAGGCTTTTCACATGAGCCTATCATAAAGCTTTCACAAAGACTTTGCAAGCTTTTACCTTTTGATAAATGCTTTTTTGCAGACAATGGTAGTTCAGCCATAGAAGTGGCTTTAAAAATGAGTTTTCAATACCACTTAAACAATGGCTCTAAAAAGGATAAATTCTTATCACTTAGCAATTCTTACCATGGAGAAACCTTAGGTGCATTAAGCGTTGGCGATGTAGCACTTTATAAAAAAACCTATGAGCCTTTACTTTTAAAAAGTATCACAACGCCTGTGCCAACAAGCAAGGATTATATAAAAGAACTTGAAATTTTAGAAAGCATTTTAAAAAATCATCATCATGAAATTTGTGCTTTTATACTTGAGCCTTTACTTCAATGTGCGGGCAATATGCATATGTATGAGCTTGGGTATTTAAATGAAGCCATTAAGCTTGCTAAAGATTATGGTGTGCAAGTGATATTTGATGAGATAGCCACAGGTTTTGGACGTACAGGAGAGATGTTTGCGCTAGATTATTGCTCACAAAGTATTGATTATATATGTCTTTCTAAAGCTATCACGGGTGGGTATTTACCCCTTTCAGTGGTGCTTACTAAAGATGAAATTTATGAGAAATTTTATGATAGTTATGAGAGTCAAAAGGCCTTTTTGCACTCTCACTCTTACACGGGTAATGCCCTAGCTTGCACAGCAGTTAATGCGACTTTGGATATTTTTGAAAATGAAAATATCATCGCAAAAAATAAAATCAAAAGTGCTTTTATAAAAACACAATGGGAGAGTTTAAAAGAATTTGAATTTTTAGGAAATTTTAGAAATTTAGGCATGGTAAGTGCATTTGATATACAAAAGAGCAAATACAAAAGAGCAGGACTTGAAGTCTTTCAAAGAGCCTTAGAAAAAGGCTTGCTTTTAAGACCACTTGGAAATACGATTTATTTTATGCCACCATATGTTATAAATGAAGATGAGATTACTTATGTAGTGCAGTCTTTAAGAGAGATTTTTAAGGAGTTTTGA
- the bioD gene encoding dethiobiotin synthase yields the protein MKIYISGINTDVGKTYLSARICKELGFDYFKLIQAGVPKDSDVVVKFSPKTKIFKEGIFLQTPASPHKARILENLNYKAFDIQIPQSDKLIIELAGGLFSPIDDEKTMIDYMSAFKHPAILVAKDYLGSINHTLLSIEALKQKDIKILALILKSQDNFSKDFISKYAKIPIIEFDDKVCEKLSKLLKNLS from the coding sequence ATGAAAATTTATATAAGTGGTATAAATACAGATGTTGGCAAGACTTATTTAAGTGCTAGAATTTGCAAAGAATTAGGTTTTGATTATTTTAAGCTTATACAAGCAGGTGTGCCAAAAGATAGTGATGTAGTAGTTAAATTTAGTCCAAAAACTAAGATTTTTAAAGAAGGAATTTTTTTACAAACTCCTGCTTCACCGCATAAAGCAAGAATTTTAGAAAATTTAAACTATAAAGCTTTTGATATACAAATTCCACAAAGCGATAAGCTCATCATAGAGCTAGCTGGTGGGCTTTTTTCTCCAATTGATGATGAAAAAACTATGATTGATTATATGAGTGCATTTAAGCATCCTGCGATTTTAGTCGCAAAAGATTATCTAGGAAGTATCAATCACACGCTTTTAAGCATAGAAGCGCTAAAACAAAAAGATATTAAAATTCTTGCTTTAATCTTAAAAAGCCAAGATAATTTTAGCAAGGATTTTATAAGCAAATACGCTAAAATTCCTATCATAGAATTTGATGATAAAGTGTGCGAAAAACTTTCAAAACTCCTTAAAAATCTCTCTTAA
- a CDS encoding DMT family transporter — protein MEWFFLFLATAFEIFGVIIMKQLVSTKNKLYLLALIVCFAFSFGFLSLSMQSIAMSVAYSIWTGAGTAGGVIIGVLFYKESKSFLKLFLITLIIACTVGLKILS, from the coding sequence ATGGAATGGTTCTTTTTATTTTTAGCGACTGCTTTTGAAATTTTTGGTGTGATTATCATGAAGCAACTTGTAAGCACTAAAAATAAACTTTATCTTTTGGCTTTGATAGTGTGTTTTGCTTTTTCTTTTGGATTTTTAAGTCTTAGTATGCAAAGTATTGCTATGAGTGTGGCTTATTCTATATGGACAGGAGCTGGAACTGCAGGCGGGGTTATCATCGGAGTGCTTTTTTATAAAGAAAGCAAAAGCTTTTTAAAACTTTTTCTAATAACCCTTATCATTGCTTGCACCGTGGGCTTAAAAATACTTTCATAG
- a CDS encoding DMT family transporter, which produces MIERTKISSNFGWFMVILGGLVECFWVSGLKYSSEIWHYALTAIGVCISFTCFLKACERLEVSIAYSVFVGIGTVGVVLNEMFVFNEPSSITKLTLIAILLLSIIGLKIISKEAK; this is translated from the coding sequence ATGATAGAACGAACAAAAATAAGCTCTAATTTTGGTTGGTTTATGGTGATTTTGGGTGGTTTGGTTGAGTGCTTTTGGGTAAGTGGTTTAAAGTATTCTAGTGAAATTTGGCATTATGCTTTAACAGCCATTGGAGTTTGCATATCTTTTACATGTTTTTTAAAAGCTTGTGAAAGACTTGAAGTGAGTATCGCTTATAGTGTTTTTGTCGGTATTGGCACGGTTGGAGTGGTGCTTAATGAGATGTTTGTTTTCAATGAGCCAAGCTCTATTACCAAGCTTACTTTAATAGCTATTTTGCTTTTAAGTATCATAGGTCTTAAAATCATTAGTAAGGAAGCTAAATAA
- a CDS encoding isoaspartyl peptidase/L-asparaginase family protein, protein MNFLAGSKKALLVLASLAFLTSNNTFAKDFEPIIVIHGGTSGLGLTKEEFAKREKVMKESLKAGQSILEKGGSSVDAVIAAIKVMEDSPEFNAGKGAVFTSDGFNELDASIMDGKNLKAGAIAMARTIKNPIEAARLVMEKTPHTLIAGEGADKLAKKHGLEIVGQKYFFTEHRYKQLQEAKKSKEVLLDSDKAKAHLGVSTEPYLGTVGAIALDKNGNLAAGTSTGGTTNKMTGRIGDSPIIGAGNYANNDSVAISCTGTGDIYIRVAAAHEVASLYKYKKLSVQKAAEETIKQVAKLGGTGGIISIDKNGKVGYAWTKDKLGMYHGQAKIGEEPKVFWPLEK, encoded by the coding sequence ATGAATTTTTTAGCGGGTAGTAAAAAGGCTTTATTGGTATTGGCCAGCTTAGCGTTCTTAACAAGTAATAATACTTTTGCGAAAGATTTTGAACCTATTATCGTTATACACGGTGGCACAAGTGGCTTAGGGCTTACTAAAGAGGAATTTGCCAAAAGAGAAAAGGTGATGAAAGAATCTTTAAAAGCAGGTCAAAGCATACTTGAAAAAGGTGGAAGCTCTGTTGATGCAGTTATAGCTGCTATTAAAGTAATGGAAGATAGTCCTGAATTTAATGCTGGAAAAGGTGCTGTTTTTACTTCTGATGGATTTAATGAGCTTGATGCATCTATAATGGATGGAAAAAATTTAAAAGCAGGTGCAATTGCTATGGCTAGGACGATTAAAAATCCTATAGAGGCAGCAAGACTTGTTATGGAAAAAACGCCTCATACTTTAATAGCAGGAGAAGGTGCTGATAAATTAGCCAAAAAACATGGTTTAGAAATAGTAGGGCAAAAATACTTTTTTACAGAGCATAGATACAAACAACTTCAAGAAGCTAAAAAAAGCAAAGAAGTATTATTAGATAGTGATAAGGCAAAAGCACATCTTGGCGTAAGTACCGAGCCATATTTAGGCACAGTAGGTGCAATAGCTTTAGATAAAAATGGCAATCTAGCAGCAGGTACAAGCACAGGTGGTACTACAAATAAAATGACAGGGCGCATTGGAGATTCTCCTATTATAGGGGCAGGAAATTATGCAAATAATGATTCAGTGGCGATTTCTTGTACAGGAACAGGCGATATTTATATAAGAGTGGCTGCCGCTCATGAAGTTGCGTCTTTATACAAATATAAAAAACTTTCAGTACAAAAAGCAGCCGAAGAAACTATCAAACAAGTAGCTAAACTTGGTGGCACAGGCGGAATCATCTCAATAGATAAAAATGGAAAAGTTGGCTATGCTTGGACTAAAGATAAACTTGGGATGTATCATGGACAAGCAAAAATCGGCGAAGAGCCAAAAGTATTTTGGCCACTTGAAAAATAA
- the carB gene encoding carbamoyl-phosphate synthase large subunit, which translates to MPKRTDIENILLIGSGPIVIGQACEFDYSGTQAAKTLKELGYRVVLINSNPATIMTDPEFADATYIEPITKESILSIIKKEKIDAILPTMGGQVALNVAMEVYESGELGDVKFLGANPQAIKKGEDRQIFKESMKKIGMDLPKSMYAYNYEEALKAVEEIGFPLMIRASFTLGGAGSGVVYNMDEFAELANTALALSPIHEILIEESLLGWKEYEMEVIRDKNDNCIIVCSIENVDPMGVHTGDSITIAPALTLTDKEYQAMRNASFAILREIGVDTGGSNVQFAINPTNGRMIVIEMNPRVSRSSALASKATGYPIAKIATLLAVGFSLDEIKNDITGTPASFEPVIDYIVTKIPRFTFEKFPNASTELGTSMKSVGEVMAIGRTFKESIQKALCSLERNLSGFDIIECDKNELLAKIRQANEKRLLYIAQAFREGFSTQELFELCKIDPWFLNQIKEIVEFENQIDMDILSNKQLLRKAKTLGFSDKKIASLINQKDNLELSQNDIYYARIKHKIIAQYSEVDTCAGEFEALTPYLYSSINTNEATQIKESKDKKDKKVMIIGGGPNRIGQGIEFDYACVHASFALKDMGVKTIMYNCNPETVSTDYDTSDILYFEPIDFEHLRAVIDRERPDGVIVHFGGQTPLKFAKRLSAFGAKIIGTSARVIDLAEDRKKFAKFIEDLGINQPKNGTAISVEEAIIKANEIGYPVLVRPSYVLGGRAMRVVHDESELRLYMQEAVDVSDKSPVLIDQFLDNATELDVDAISDGKDVYVAGIMEHIEEAGIHSGDSACSLPAINIDETMLEMIEQKTKDIALNLGVVGLLNIQFAIHDNKLYMIEVNPRASRTVPFVSKATGIPLAKVATRVMWQGNLRESLKFYDIFKVVEEKNGILRAKKPKHISVKSVVFPFAKLSGSDLELGPEMRSTGEVMGISKDFENSYAKSQLASSNFLPESGNVFLSLREQDKKYAVDLASEYIKLGFKIIATSGTYKILQEAGLECEFVHKISEGRPNVEDKLKNSQIQLAINTSDEHSFKGDTKKIRANILRFKTPYFTNLRAAYAGAKAIKAIQNKTCLEVKSLQEYLKV; encoded by the coding sequence ATGCCAAAAAGAACAGATATAGAAAATATATTATTAATAGGCAGTGGGCCTATCGTTATAGGTCAAGCTTGTGAGTTTGATTACTCAGGGACTCAAGCAGCAAAAACCTTAAAAGAGTTAGGGTATAGAGTAGTTTTAATCAATTCCAATCCAGCTACGATTATGACAGATCCTGAATTTGCTGATGCAACTTATATAGAACCAATTACTAAAGAAAGCATTTTAAGCATTATAAAAAAAGAAAAAATTGATGCGATTTTGCCTACTATGGGTGGTCAAGTAGCGCTTAATGTTGCTATGGAAGTTTATGAAAGCGGTGAGCTTGGCGATGTGAAATTTTTAGGAGCAAATCCGCAAGCTATCAAAAAAGGCGAAGATAGACAAATTTTTAAAGAAAGCATGAAAAAAATTGGCATGGACTTGCCAAAATCTATGTATGCGTATAATTATGAAGAAGCCTTAAAAGCAGTTGAAGAAATTGGTTTTCCTTTGATGATAAGAGCTTCTTTTACTTTAGGTGGTGCAGGAAGTGGTGTGGTTTATAATATGGATGAATTTGCAGAGCTTGCAAATACTGCATTAGCACTAAGTCCAATCCATGAAATTTTAATAGAAGAAAGTTTGCTTGGTTGGAAAGAATATGAAATGGAAGTTATCAGAGATAAAAATGATAATTGCATTATAGTTTGTTCTATTGAAAATGTTGATCCTATGGGGGTTCATACGGGCGATTCTATCACTATAGCTCCAGCTTTAACTTTGACTGATAAAGAATATCAAGCTATGCGTAATGCATCTTTTGCTATTTTAAGAGAAATTGGAGTAGATACAGGTGGATCAAATGTGCAATTTGCTATAAATCCAACTAATGGTAGAATGATAGTTATTGAAATGAATCCTAGAGTTTCAAGATCTTCAGCTCTTGCAAGCAAGGCAACAGGTTATCCTATAGCAAAAATAGCCACACTTTTAGCAGTTGGTTTTAGTTTAGACGAAATTAAAAATGATATCACAGGAACTCCAGCTTCATTTGAACCAGTAATTGATTATATAGTTACTAAAATTCCTCGTTTTACTTTTGAAAAATTCCCAAATGCAAGTACTGAGCTTGGTACATCTATGAAGAGTGTGGGCGAGGTTATGGCTATAGGAAGAACCTTTAAAGAAAGTATTCAAAAAGCACTTTGCTCACTTGAGAGAAATTTAAGTGGGTTTGATATTATAGAGTGTGATAAAAATGAGCTTTTGGCAAAAATTCGCCAAGCTAATGAAAAACGCTTGCTTTATATAGCACAAGCTTTTAGAGAAGGTTTTAGCACACAAGAGCTTTTTGAGCTTTGCAAAATAGATCCTTGGTTTTTAAACCAAATCAAAGAAATAGTGGAATTTGAAAATCAAATAGATATGGATATTTTAAGTAATAAGCAACTATTAAGAAAAGCTAAAACCTTAGGTTTTTCGGATAAAAAAATCGCTAGCTTGATTAACCAAAAAGATAATCTTGAGTTAAGCCAAAATGATATTTATTATGCAAGAATTAAACACAAAATCATCGCTCAATATAGTGAAGTAGATACTTGTGCAGGCGAATTTGAGGCACTAACTCCGTATTTATACTCAAGTATTAATACAAATGAAGCTACTCAAATAAAAGAGAGTAAAGATAAAAAAGATAAAAAAGTGATGATTATAGGTGGTGGACCAAACCGTATAGGACAAGGCATTGAGTTTGATTATGCTTGCGTGCATGCTTCTTTTGCTCTAAAAGATATGGGCGTAAAAACTATAATGTATAATTGCAACCCAGAAACGGTTTCAACAGATTATGATACAAGTGATATTTTGTATTTTGAGCCAATTGATTTTGAGCATTTAAGAGCGGTTATTGATAGAGAAAGACCCGATGGAGTGATAGTTCATTTTGGTGGTCAAACTCCGCTTAAATTTGCAAAACGCCTTAGTGCTTTTGGGGCAAAAATCATAGGAACAAGTGCAAGAGTTATTGATTTAGCTGAAGATAGAAAGAAATTTGCTAAATTTATTGAAGATCTAGGTATAAATCAACCAAAAAATGGCACAGCCATAAGTGTAGAAGAGGCTATTATAAAAGCAAATGAGATAGGTTATCCTGTGCTTGTTAGGCCAAGCTATGTTTTGGGTGGTCGAGCAATGCGTGTAGTGCATGATGAGAGCGAGCTTAGGCTTTATATGCAAGAAGCGGTGGATGTAAGTGATAAATCTCCTGTATTAATCGATCAATTTTTAGATAATGCAACCGAGCTTGATGTGGATGCAATAAGTGATGGAAAAGATGTATATGTAGCAGGTATTATGGAGCATATTGAAGAAGCAGGAATTCATTCAGGTGATAGTGCTTGTTCTTTACCTGCTATAAATATAGATGAAACTATGCTTGAAATGATTGAGCAAAAAACAAAAGATATTGCTTTAAATTTAGGCGTAGTAGGACTTTTAAATATACAATTTGCTATACATGATAATAAGCTTTATATGATAGAGGTAAATCCAAGAGCAAGTAGAACCGTGCCTTTTGTAAGTAAAGCTACAGGAATTCCTTTAGCAAAGGTTGCAACGCGTGTGATGTGGCAAGGAAATTTAAGAGAAAGTTTGAAATTTTATGATATTTTCAAAGTAGTAGAAGAAAAAAATGGAATTTTAAGAGCTAAAAAACCAAAACACATTAGCGTAAAATCAGTGGTATTTCCTTTTGCAAAACTTAGCGGAAGTGATCTTGAGCTTGGGCCTGAGATGCGTTCAACTGGTGAAGTTATGGGTATTAGCAAAGATTTTGAAAACTCATATGCAAAAAGTCAGCTTGCATCATCAAATTTCTTACCAGAAAGTGGAAATGTGTTTTTATCATTAAGAGAGCAAGATAAAAAATATGCAGTAGATTTAGCTAGCGAGTATATTAAACTAGGATTTAAAATCATAGCTACAAGCGGCACTTATAAAATTTTACAAGAAGCAGGTTTAGAATGTGAGTTTGTACATAAAATTTCTGAAGGACGCCCAAATGTAGAGGATAAGTTAAAAAATTCTCAAATTCAACTTGCTATTAATACAAGTGATGAGCATAGTTTTAAAGGCGATACTAAAAAAATCAGAGCAAATATTTTACGCTTTAAAACCCCATATTTTACAAATTTAAGAGCAGCGTATGCAGGCGCAAAAGCAATTAAAGCTATACAAAATAAAACTTGCCTTGAAGTAAAGAGCTTACAAGAATACTTAAAGGTATGA
- a CDS encoding catalase-like heme-binding protein, producing MKKYITSCLAFCCLSGAIYADEVKYDAQKIADIFYQLNADPNNPKAKVNHAKGFCAMGSFEPAQSINKEIDVPLLAQKNLPIQVRYSLGGAFKDDKSKTRGMAIRIQDPKSSSTWTMVMLNTEINFAKNPTEFGQFFEMRLPVNGKVDQEKIKKMTQEVDSYRNFAAYTDKIGISKSVANTPFFSIHTFYFKQANGDNFIPARWKLVPVDGIKYLDENEMKTASKDFLKEDFENRIKTQPVEYKMYLVYANKDDITNDTTALWKGEHKESFVGTFKVNALSQEDCNFDVYFPSDVPQGVNPPKDPLFDVRNEAYAITFGKRQ from the coding sequence ATGAAAAAATACATTACTAGTTGTTTGGCTTTTTGCTGTTTAAGTGGGGCTATTTATGCAGATGAAGTAAAATATGACGCACAAAAAATAGCAGATATTTTTTACCAATTAAATGCTGATCCTAATAATCCCAAAGCAAAAGTTAATCACGCTAAAGGTTTTTGTGCTATGGGAAGTTTTGAGCCAGCTCAATCGATCAACAAAGAAATCGATGTTCCTTTATTAGCACAAAAAAATTTACCAATACAAGTAAGATACTCTTTAGGTGGAGCTTTTAAGGATGATAAAAGTAAAACTAGAGGAATGGCTATAAGAATTCAAGATCCAAAATCATCTTCAACTTGGACTATGGTAATGCTTAATACTGAAATCAATTTTGCAAAAAATCCTACCGAATTTGGACAATTTTTTGAAATGAGACTACCTGTAAATGGAAAAGTTGATCAAGAAAAAATCAAAAAAATGACACAAGAGGTTGATTCTTATAGAAATTTTGCTGCATATACTGATAAAATTGGTATTAGCAAAAGTGTAGCAAATACACCATTTTTCAGTATCCATACTTTTTATTTTAAACAAGCAAATGGTGATAATTTCATACCAGCAAGATGGAAACTTGTTCCAGTTGATGGGATTAAATATTTAGATGAAAATGAAATGAAAACTGCTAGTAAAGACTTTTTAAAAGAAGACTTTGAAAATCGCATAAAAACCCAACCAGTAGAATATAAAATGTATCTTGTTTATGCTAATAAAGATGACATCACTAATGACACCACAGCTTTATGGAAAGGTGAGCATAAAGAAAGCTTTGTTGGGACTTTTAAAGTCAATGCTTTAAGCCAAGAAGATTGTAATTTTGATGTATATTTTCCTTCAGATGTTCCACAAGGAGTTAATCCTCCAAAAGATCCTTTATTTGATGTGAGAAATGAAGCTTATGCCATCACTTTTGGAAAACGCCAATAA